Genomic window (Daucus carota subsp. sativus chromosome 5, DH1 v3.0, whole genome shotgun sequence):
TGATGGTTGATTGCTTCTTTGATTGCGTTTTATAAATggggttttgtttgttttgtgaTTGGATTGGATTGCAGATTGTTACTTTGCTTCTGGAGAGATCTGTGAATCCTGATTTGGTGAATAGAAATAAGCAGGTGATTACTATTATtgttttttaatgttttcttGATCTTTTTTGATGAAGAAATGGattgaagttttaattttttaattaattgttgaTTGTTTAGACTCCTTTGATGATGGCTGCAATGCATGGGAATATTTCTTGTGTGGAAAAGCTCATCCAAGCTGGGGCAAATGTATGTTCATTACTCCTCTATGAtcctatatgtgtgtgtgtgtgtgtgatcgtttaagagcatctccagcagcatcttagcccattccttaaatataatataaaatattggatcctagtgacttaagataataatagctattctcacctccaacaatattccttatattcattccttatatactattttattattaaaagttgccattattgcaataggtgaagagagagaacatgtttgtattcaaaatttattataagagCAACCCCAATGGTGTTACTTATTTTGaacccctaaaatataataaaataatgatgacTTAAAATATAGGTAAGCAAAAACTTGTTTTCCTCCAACGGTATTCTCTATAATCAtccctatatttgaaaaaataatattttattagaatttttaCTATGATAAGATAGATAAAAAAGGGAGGGAAAATGAAAAAgtaaagaaaatgagagagggAGATGAGGTGGAAAAAATAGGGGTTTGCTTTTTTATCCCCTAAATAAggggttttgttttctctcacctaaaaaaTTTAGGTAAGGAGAGTATGGTTGGAGTGAAGAAGTTTTTCTCAAATCCCTATTTTTGTCCACGTAGGCTGATTATAGGTAAGGGAGATGttcccttggagttgctctaaaatAAGAgttaggagaggagagaggttacctaaagataaggcatggctagtggatcttagtgatttagggaatcactaggatactgttggagtggattattttcccttattcctcatattttggtttaagactccaaatagagaagctgctggagttgctctaagttCAAACTAATTTAGCCGACAAATTATGAACCGGTGATTTGTATTACATAAACTTGttgatatattgatttgaaGTACAGGTGATTTGTGGTGCTGTGACCAATGATTTGTGAAGTTTGTAGTGGAATTTGACTTATGTGCTTATATAAAACGGATGAGTGAATTTAACtgccaatttaaaattttgatcagATTTTGAAGTTTGATTCGCTTAATGGAAGAACCTGCTTGCATTACGCTGCATATTATGGCCATTCTGATTGTCTCGAAGCTATTCTTACAGAGGCTCGTACCTCCCATGTTGCTCTCTCTTGGTGAGCTTATGTGTATTGATTAAGTGGTTTTTCTCATTAGTGTAATTGTTGTACCTAACTTGTTACTAACCTTTCTattgaatgaattttaaatattcttttcagGGGATTTGCTCGTTTTGTTAATATTAGAGACGGTAAAGGAGCAACTCCTTTGCATTTAGCCGCCCGTCAAAGACGGCCTGATTGTGTTCATATTCTATTAGACAGCGGAGCCCTAGTTTGTGCTTCAACTGGTGGATATAGGTATCACTTAAAATAATGTTCTTGGACcagattttaattttacatctttggagtttttatcttttatttcTGTTTGTACTAAAAGGCTATGCTTTTACAGTTTCCCCGGTAGCACTCCACTTCATTTAGCTGCAAGAGGTGGTTCTTTGGATTGCATAAGTGAGCTTTTGGCTTGGGGTGCAGACCGGCTTCAAAGAGATTCTTCAGGGTATTGCTTAATTCTCTCCttgtaaaaaatttaagatattAGAAATATCtacatgtttatataaatatagatgaTTACGAAGACAAGAAGGATATACTAATTATAGACCTAACCGGCTTATTCATTTCTTAAAGaatattattgattaacttTAATAAAGTGATCTCACAAATGAAGCTAATCTTTATGCTGATGCTCAATGCTAAAAGTTCTCTTTAATCTGATCTAATATTCATATGATCTGAGCCACTTATTCTTGAGAATAATATAGCTTTTATTCCTTCATTGGATGCTAAGCTAGCTCTTTTGTGTAAAACATGTGGTTGCCATCTTTCTTGAGTTTTTTTTGTCTTGTACAATGGATTTTACTGAAAGTATACATATTAACTTTTTGGtgttttttgtttgtatttgtaggaGGATACCATATCTAGTTGCTCTAAAGCATAAGCACAGGCAATGTGCTGCTCTGCTGAATCCTACATCTGCTGAACCTATGGTCTGGCCGTCACCTCTAAAATTCATCAGTGAGCTTAATCAGgaagcaaaaaatatattagaaaagGCCCTAATGGAGATTAATAGGGAGAGGGAGAAAAGCATTTTAAAGGGTGTAGCATACTCTGTTCCATCTCCATCTCAATCTGATGCCGGAACTGATGATGATATCTCAGAGGTAATATCTTAATTGAGAAATGTATATGTTGAAAATTTGTGTAGAAATCGCATATGTATTACAGTCTAACCAAAATTTGTATGTGGAAATCACGTATGTATTGTTCATGTTTTCAATTTTACAAGTTTGATGGTGACCAAAATAGTTGAAGATTTCTTAAGTTTCCTATCCTCACATTTGAGGTGTGAAAGTTGAACTTTAAAAAGAGTATGTAGCAATGACCCATGTTGATTGTTAATGTGCTCATGGCAAAAAGTCTCAGGTTTGTACTTAGTAGTTGATGAAACTaagattattattgttatacaAGTGTGTGTTCAATAGCTCTTACtttgaattatattaaataacaactTGAAATTTATTAGCTCATCAGAATTGTAATGGGCAGTTGGTCCCTTTCAGCTGGCCTACTATTTCAATAAAATCCTAACTAAAAACAAATTAGTATTAAAACAATTTGCAAGCTAGTGGCTTGAAAGCTTTGAAGACAAATGTTATAGTGTCAAGTTgtattaatgaaaatattatattgcaGGTCAGTGATGCTAGTCTATGTTGCATATGCTTTGATCAAGTCTGCACAATTGAAGTTCAAGACTGCGGCCACCAGATGTGCGCTCACTGTACACTTGCTTTGTGCTGCCACAACAAGCCCAACCCAACAACAGCATGCCTCACTGCTCCTGTTTGCCCATTTTGCCGAAGCACCATTGCGCAGTTGGTTGTTATAAAGATTGAAGTGGAGAACAGTACCGACTCTAAGGAACTTGCTTCTTCGAACCCCAAAAGATCAAAGAGATTCCGTAATTGCAGTGAGGGAAGTAGCAGCTTCAAGAACCTGTCAGCTGTAGGTTCATTTGGCAGAATGGGTACTCGTGGATCAGGAAGAATTGCTGCTGAAAACGATTGTGTCGATAAAGCTTAAGCACCAAGAATGTTCTGACACAAAAACGGGTGCGTGTATAGATAGATCTCCTATCTCTGTCGACATTGTTGATTGAGAATACGCACAAGTATGATTCGAAAGGTATTGTAGCGTGGTGTGTTCACAATCTTTGTCTGGTACTTGCTTAGTCTTGCAGTAATGCTTTTAGGTCCTTTTAGTTAGCTTCAATAGGAAAAACCAAAAATTCTTTACATCCTCTTCCTTGTGAAAAGTACAAGTTGAACCATTCTACAATGTCTGCTACTTAGAAAATACTGTTATACAAACCTACCTGTAAGAGTCAGCCAAGTTGAGTGGAAAATTCGTCCCCTCTTGTATCGAAACTCTTACCCTGTATAAAAAGATTGTACCTAGCTGAGAAAGCTTCTGCATCAGCATGGTTTGGAGAAGGTTCCGATGTCCGCAGCCTTTTACAAATTACAAGTTAATGTATgcttatttttcttgatctttcCTGTATGTTGAATTGATAGACaagatttattttgtttaaaagaAATAATGACAGTACTTTGATTTGAAGTCTGGattttgatttgtaatttctttatTAAATGTTTACTTTGTATTAATTATAATCAAGATAATTTGCTAATATTGTATCCAATTATACTTCGATCTAGCCACCGCAAAAATTTTAGATCCTGTGGTTTTATCAAAAAGGTGTGTATAAATATTGGTATGATTTGGTTAAATATAAAaagcaatatatttatattatgatttaattgatgttttaaatcaaaaattaagaCATTCGGAAGAAATGAGGGTTCCATCATGTCCTGGACATTTATGTCATCACATATTAtgttctaaattatttttattgatacaTAATTAGTTTCATTTATTTAATCACATcttgttttttcattttttattattgtctaataataatatataattacaaaaaattttGTTGAAGTTCATTTGTCAGAatagtattttaaattatctaaatactaatttttttaatatatggttACGTGAGGGAGACCACAAgggtttttgtatttttttggcTGCTATTGACTTTCTCCCATAGATATTTTCTTTTAGCCAAGCAGTTATCTGTGTATCCAAGAATTTACACACCTAGGACATTTGGCCCAACGAAACGTTTACCCGGTCAGTCAAGCAAACGAAGTATGGGTAGTCTTAATAAAATTTGTGTTTTCTTAATTGGTCCATCAATGAATTTGACaatgataaatttattttagcaAACAATTTGACAAATTGGTTTCCAAAACCATTACAGCTGTTCTGCCAGCGGGCCTCCTCATCAGTCATAAGCTGCCTACCCAACGAGTCATTGGtccatttttgttttttgtttttcaggGACAtatatttgggaaaaaaatttatatgtataattacTTTCCCCCCCTCAAAATTAGTTACTTATTATAAAAGATTAAcctataaattttcaaaaataagctCTTATATTGAAAAAACGGAAAGATAGGAATTCAAACCCTCAGTATTCAAACTATTATccttttaaaaatacttttttttaaatactgttgatttgaaatttattttcaaaattattattttttaaatttacccaaCTTAACTCTATTTGACAATTGCATTTGACCCTTTGCAAGAGGGCAAACAACAGTCAATGGTAAAGAGTTATCCTCTGTCCATCTCAAAGCAAGGTGTCTCCTGTACAAATTCAACAGTCATTTAATCATAAAATGACTGCAATGCAGGGTCCTTTGATCATCACTACTATATGGATAATCTTCTTCTAAGAAGATACAAGGACTAGATTCAGCAGCATTCACATCATCTATTTACGTATCCATTGCATTCCTTTCACTCAAACCTGGCATATATTCCATTCTCTTTTAAACCACGTGGAGTTTCAATATTCTCAACCAGCAGGCTGCTGGCTATCAAAAGAATTGAAAGAAACATTTTTCTCATTGTTTGGCTCTGACCTCTAAGTACAATCACATCGCGCGAGTAATGTGATTTCCAAGACCTTGTGCTTGTTAATCCCTCTTCGCGGAGACTTAATGTTGTGTATTCAGGAGGTTCACATAGAATATCTTGGCTGATGACAGCCACACACTTTGCGGGATCAACTCCATTCATCTTTTAGAATAGATCCGTCTTCAACTCTTCCAGGAACATTAGTATCTTTGCGTATCTCAATCCTACATTAAAGTCTTAATCAAACTAGTGACTACTACAATCTAGTGCCTGATAGGCTGAGAGAAAGTTCTCCAGTATTTTTAATCAAACTTAATTTTGAAGCTATAAATTTATTAagcaaaaatcacatacatttacgttttaaaattttaggctGAAAGATTAAATCCCAAGTGCTGAACCAAATCGCACACCCAAACGGACATCAAACTAAGAAACCTGCTATGAAGAATCTTTTGAATCCTGAAACAATCTACTTCAGAAAAGCCTTGGATATTGCCTTCAGGTTATGCGCATAAGGTGTGCATGAAGTTCCATCTGTTGCCCCCTGCCCTCTTCTGTCAAATCTTTAAACACCAATGACAAGCTCCAGTTTGGAAACAGGGGAATCAGATGAAATCAAGACCTGAAAATAGATGTAAAAGTATAACACTAATTGAAGATCAATATACAAATTGCTCAATTTACTAATAATTCCAAATTTACACGCCTGGTCATTTTCCGCTAAAAATCATTTTAGCATCCACAGTATTGAGTATAGTGAATCTCAGCATCAAGCACATGTTGTTACTGCTCACCACAGTGACATAATAGATCAACACAGAGATACACTAGTAGACTTAAGTGTATTGTTTCGTGACTTACAACTGCCACATCATCCACCATGAGCTGTCAACAGCTAATAGTTAGTTAGATGATTAGATACAATATAGTTGTATATACACCTAGTTAGTTAGAGTAAGGCACGATGCAGTTAGAGTAGACTTGTATATAAACGATACCAGACTCTGTATTCATTCATTCAGTTGTATGCAAACACACAACAAAGTACAGTATATTTCATTTCTTTCTCTCCAAGCTTAATAGTAAATCTGCAAGTTTAGTATTAGTGTATGAATTtcaatatggtatcagagcaggacGATCTCGGCTAAACGACTTCCGATCTTCATCTCTGCAATTTCTTCAGATCTTCATCTCTGCAATTCCTCTAGTATAATTTCCGATCCAGGTGTTTTCTGTTCATTTACGCTTCATCTACACTTCATATTTGTTGCTTTCTCAAGTGATTCATTCTTTGATTCACTGATTGTTCTGATTCATTGATCGATTTATTGCTCTGAATATACATTTCTTCAATTTTGTCTGATTTCATCATGTCTCGAACTACAAATCCTGCATATAATGCAAATCAGGATCCTTCAAGTCCTTTTTACATTCATCCTAATGATAATACTTCTACTCAACTTGTTTCTGTCAAATTTGATGGTACTGGATATGCTAATTGGAAGAGATCTATGTTACTTAGCTTAACTGTAAAGAACAAACTCGGATTTGTCAATGGCACAATATTGGTGCCTGATGAAAATGATGTTGATTTTTTGGCTTGGGAACGTTGTAATTCTCTGGTTGCTACTTGGCTGTTGTTTAATCTTGATGATAATATTGCTCGGAGTGTTCTCTTTaagaaaactgcaaaagaaatctGGATGAATCTTGAATCTAGGTTTGGAAGTGTGTCTCTCACACAAGTTTATTCTCTTGAGCAAAAGCTGGCTGAGATCACTCAAGGAAAATTGAGTGTTTCTGAATTTTATACTGCTATTACCACTCTTTGGGATAATCTTGATGATGCAGATCCTTTTCTTCAGAACAGTTGTGCTTGTGGTCTCAGTTTGAGAGTCCAACAGAAGACACATGAACATCGTTTGATACAGTTCTTAATGAAATTGAGTGATCAGTTTTCAGCAGTGAGGGCAAATATCTTGATGATGTCTCCACCTCCCACTATTGATCAAGCTTATAGGTTGATTGCACAAGAAGAGAATCACAAAGAAATGACTCTTGCTAAGCCTGAAAGTATGGCATTCTATGCAGATCAAAGAGGTTCTGGAAACAACAAGAATCAGTATTCTGGAAATTGCTCACAGAAGTTTGGGCACAATAATAGCCAGGACAGGAAGCCTAAATCAGGAGCAAATTATTACTGTACTAACTGCAAGGTTCCAGGTCATAGCATTGATAGGTGCTTTAAAATTCATGGTTACCCTGCAGGTTttaagccaaaagaaaggaGGATTGCAGCTGCTGTCACATCCTCTACTGGAACAGAAGGATCaaactcaatctccaatgatcaGTATAACAAGCTAATGACTCTGCTTTCTAAACATGATATTGCATCCCACAGTGACACAGATTCCAGCCAAGCACTTTTGGCAGGTAAAACTTGTATGATATCTTGTCTTGATTCTGGTTGGCTCTTAGACAGTGGTGCAACAGATCATATATCTCCTTATTTGGAGAATTTTACTTCATATACTGTCTTTGCCAGTCCAGACAATTGTATTACTGTCCCAGATGGTCGAAAAATTAAAGCTCAACATATAGGGACAGTTGACTTGGGCAATAACATCATTCTACAAGATGTTTTGCATGTGCCAGATTTCCAGTTCAGATTAATTTCTGTTCACAAGTTGTGTACTGACTTGAAATGTGATATCACATTTAACACCACTTCATGTTTTCTACAGGGCCATTCTCAGAGCAAACAGCCAATTCTTCTTGGTAAGCTCAGAAATGGTCTCTACACTATAGACTCACAGTCTCCTAAAGTTTGTCTTACTGCTACAAATGAAGCTCATCTTTGGCATCTGAGGCTTGGTCACATTCCATATCAACAATTGAAGTATCTGCCACCATCTTGTGACATAAAGTCTGCTAGAGAAAATACTATATGTCAGATTTGTCCTTTAGCTAGACAAACTAGACTTTCATTTTCTAGTAGCAATATTAAGAGTACTGCTATTTTACAGCTGTTACATGTTGATTTGTGGGGACCATACAAGGTCAAGACACATTATG
Coding sequences:
- the LOC108223566 gene encoding putative E3 ubiquitin-protein ligase XBAT31, which produces MGQVMSCRTTYEHGLFSAVQFGDLKTVETLMETDPTMIHQSTLYNRNSALHIAAANGQIEIVTLLLERSVNPDLVNRNKQTPLMMAAMHGNISCVEKLIQAGANILKFDSLNGRTCLHYAAYYGHSDCLEAILTEARTSHVALSWGFARFVNIRDGKGATPLHLAARQRRPDCVHILLDSGALVCASTGGYSFPGSTPLHLAARGGSLDCISELLAWGADRLQRDSSGRIPYLVALKHKHRQCAALLNPTSAEPMVWPSPLKFISELNQEAKNILEKALMEINREREKSILKGVAYSVPSPSQSDAGTDDDISEVSDASLCCICFDQVCTIEVQDCGHQMCAHCTLALCCHNKPNPTTACLTAPVCPFCRSTIAQLVVIKIEVENSTDSKELASSNPKRSKRFRNCSEGSSSFKNLSAVGSFGRMGTRGSGRIAAENDCVDKA